A stretch of the Amycolatopsis sp. BJA-103 genome encodes the following:
- a CDS encoding winged helix-turn-helix transcriptional regulator, with product METTCEVPESPWDIYLRNCPCRDVLDLLANKWTALVLGALSRRPHRFGELRRAVGGISQKMLTQNLRALERDGLVTRTVYPTTPPTVEYALTERGSSASTLLMAVSEWSVGNFDGILESRKAYDSRVMEPVG from the coding sequence ATGGAAACCACCTGTGAAGTGCCGGAATCGCCGTGGGACATCTACCTGCGGAACTGTCCGTGCCGAGACGTCCTCGATCTGCTCGCCAACAAGTGGACCGCGCTGGTGCTCGGCGCGCTGTCGCGGCGACCGCACCGGTTCGGTGAGCTGCGCCGTGCCGTCGGCGGGATCAGCCAGAAGATGCTGACCCAGAACCTGCGTGCCCTCGAACGCGACGGCCTGGTCACCCGGACGGTGTACCCGACCACGCCGCCGACCGTCGAGTACGCGCTGACCGAACGCGGTTCGAGCGCGAGCACCCTGCTGATGGCGGTCAGCGAATGGTCCGTCGGCAACTTCGACGGGATCCTGGAATCCCGCAAGGCCTACGACTCGCGCGTGATGGAGCCCGTCGGCTGA
- a CDS encoding glycoside hydrolase family 15 protein has translation MRKLVLPALAGVLIAGLVPAVAEAQGSETQGGEAPGAPGAHPSWLPADKTGFGTARDRASNVWFTLQGGRMSEVYYPDLSTPSVRSLDLVVTDGKSFATVDSSARSQQVRRTGADGLTYEQTITDDQRRWKVRKTYVTDPARTSVLIDVDFVSLTGRPYQVYAVADPDLTNEGSDDSARSGVANAVASDAKTAAALAAEPAFSRTSVGYAGSSDGVTQLTKSFALKDYASAAKGNVLLTGQTSADGVRSRDFTLSLGMGAKDSEALSNAKASLRRGFADAARAYDRGWKQYLRQVKDVPSSLKTKKERDLYKASVLMLAASEDKIHQGALIASPSMPWRFGNNDPEWSPSGTYHLVWPRDLYQIATGLLAAGDRDAANRSVDYMFGTQQLPDGHMPQNSHVDGTPYWTSIQLDETALPIVLAQQLGRTDAKTWQGVRKAAEFLVSYKADNGHASPYSQQERWEEQDGYSPSTIAAVIAGLVCAADLAKANGAAADAKRYLDTADAFKAKLARWTVTTNGPLSKDPYFVRLTKDGNADNGTKYNLGNSSVTMDQRAVTDAGFLELVRLGIYRADDPVIRNSIKVTDADIAFTTPTGQFWHRYTKDGYGEKADGSPWDYTFPAESRTTFGRLWPLLAGERGEYDLAAGDRGTAAKRLRDLGRVSSSGDTMPEQVWDENAPSGQTGFPAGTPTASATPLAWTHAQYLRLAWSVEAGKVIEQPRVVRCHFLGC, from the coding sequence ATGCGAAAACTCGTGCTCCCGGCACTGGCAGGCGTACTGATCGCGGGCCTGGTCCCAGCGGTCGCCGAGGCCCAGGGCAGTGAAACACAGGGCGGTGAGGCGCCCGGAGCGCCCGGCGCCCATCCGAGCTGGCTCCCGGCGGACAAGACCGGCTTCGGCACCGCCCGTGATCGGGCGAGCAACGTCTGGTTCACCCTCCAGGGCGGCCGGATGTCCGAGGTCTACTACCCGGATCTGTCCACGCCGAGCGTCCGCTCGCTGGACCTCGTCGTCACCGACGGGAAGAGCTTCGCCACCGTCGATTCTTCGGCCAGGTCGCAGCAGGTGCGGCGCACCGGCGCGGACGGCCTCACCTACGAGCAGACCATCACCGACGACCAGCGCCGCTGGAAGGTGCGCAAGACCTACGTCACCGACCCGGCTCGCACGAGTGTGCTGATCGACGTCGACTTCGTCTCGCTGACCGGCCGCCCGTACCAGGTGTACGCGGTCGCGGACCCCGATCTCACCAACGAAGGCTCCGACGACTCCGCGCGATCCGGCGTGGCGAACGCGGTCGCTTCCGACGCGAAGACCGCGGCCGCGCTGGCCGCGGAACCGGCGTTCTCGCGCACTTCCGTGGGGTACGCGGGTTCCTCCGACGGCGTCACCCAGCTGACGAAGTCCTTCGCGCTCAAGGATTACGCCAGCGCGGCGAAGGGCAACGTGCTGCTCACCGGGCAGACGTCCGCCGATGGTGTCCGCTCGCGGGACTTCACGCTCTCGCTCGGCATGGGCGCGAAGGACTCCGAGGCACTCTCCAACGCGAAAGCCTCGCTACGGCGCGGATTCGCCGACGCCGCCCGCGCGTACGACCGCGGCTGGAAGCAGTACCTCCGCCAGGTGAAGGACGTCCCGTCGTCCCTCAAGACCAAGAAGGAACGGGACCTCTACAAGGCGTCCGTGCTGATGCTCGCGGCGAGCGAGGACAAGATCCACCAGGGGGCGCTCATCGCGTCGCCGAGCATGCCGTGGCGATTCGGGAACAACGACCCGGAGTGGTCGCCGTCGGGCACCTATCACCTGGTCTGGCCCCGTGACCTCTACCAGATCGCGACCGGCCTGCTCGCCGCCGGTGATCGCGACGCCGCCAACCGGTCGGTCGACTACATGTTCGGCACACAGCAGTTGCCGGACGGGCACATGCCGCAGAACAGCCACGTCGACGGCACTCCGTACTGGACGTCCATCCAGCTCGACGAGACCGCGCTGCCGATCGTGCTCGCGCAGCAACTCGGCCGCACCGACGCCAAGACCTGGCAGGGCGTGCGCAAGGCGGCGGAATTCCTGGTGTCCTACAAGGCGGACAACGGGCACGCCTCGCCGTACAGCCAGCAGGAGCGCTGGGAGGAGCAGGACGGCTACTCGCCTTCGACGATCGCCGCGGTGATCGCCGGACTGGTCTGCGCGGCGGATCTCGCCAAGGCGAACGGCGCCGCCGCCGACGCGAAGCGCTACCTCGACACCGCCGACGCGTTCAAGGCGAAACTCGCCCGGTGGACGGTGACCACGAACGGCCCGCTGTCGAAGGACCCGTACTTCGTCCGGCTGACCAAGGACGGCAACGCGGACAACGGCACGAAGTACAACCTCGGCAACTCCAGCGTCACGATGGACCAGCGTGCCGTGACCGACGCGGGTTTCCTCGAACTGGTGAGGCTGGGCATCTACCGGGCCGACGATCCGGTGATCCGGAACAGCATCAAGGTCACCGACGCCGACATCGCGTTCACCACCCCGACGGGTCAGTTCTGGCACCGGTACACGAAGGACGGCTACGGCGAGAAGGCCGATGGCTCACCCTGGGACTACACGTTCCCGGCCGAAAGCCGGACCACGTTCGGACGGCTCTGGCCACTGCTCGCGGGTGAACGCGGCGAGTACGACCTCGCCGCCGGTGACCGGGGTACGGCCGCGAAGCGCCTTCGCGACCTGGGGCGCGTCAGCAGCTCCGGGGACACCATGCCGGAGCAGGTCTGGGACGAGAACGCGCCTTCGGGGCAGACGGGCTTCCCGGCGGGCACGCCGACGGCGTCCGCGACCCCGTTGGCGTGGACGCACGCCCAGTACCTCCGGCTCGCCTGGTCGGTGGAGGCCGGGAAGGTGATCGAGCAGCCGCGCGTGGTGCGGTGCCACTTCCTGGGCTGCTGA
- a CDS encoding alkaline phosphatase family protein, whose protein sequence is MRRTLSLLSALVAVAGLTTGVAAAAAKTPKVLVIGLDGARFDKLMAADTPNVHALVKRGYASRSSLYGSGMAPTVSGPGWSTILTGVWPDKHKVKDNSFTGNDLASHPSWLARAETANPVLDTYAAVDWKPIGDKILRTGQDRKFVLDGDSAGYEKTDEQVAVDAEKHLKQDKADASFVYFGQTDEAGHAHGADSPQYEASLRTDDALIGRLLTAVDARANRDGEDWLIMISADHGHTPSGGHGGDSPEERMTFVIAAGGAVPAGTPAVAPKIVDIAPTVLRHLGTAAPAIYDGYPLGAAPSDVFDTASLKPRQDETGVPAGVLGWTHDAPGGWTVRNASGMPAGVAEWQGWAFTNDDFWTRTAPGQQREANARARGVFAVADPDEWDDKGSPASRGTFDSSLVSPGLDVSGRSTVDVSFVSHYRQDGTQRGALTASFDGGPEQSVLAYGPESGTANKGGDVLSVPTSASVKVPAGARSVKLTWRLYAAGNNWYWAVDAPRFTTR, encoded by the coding sequence GTGCGCAGAACGCTTTCCCTCCTGTCGGCTCTGGTGGCCGTCGCCGGGCTGACCACCGGAGTCGCGGCCGCCGCGGCCAAGACACCGAAGGTGCTGGTCATCGGCCTGGACGGCGCCCGGTTCGACAAGCTGATGGCCGCCGACACCCCGAACGTCCACGCGCTCGTGAAGCGCGGGTACGCCTCGCGCAGCTCGCTGTACGGCAGCGGGATGGCGCCGACGGTCAGCGGTCCCGGCTGGTCCACGATCCTCACCGGCGTCTGGCCGGACAAGCACAAGGTGAAGGACAACTCCTTCACCGGCAACGACCTCGCCTCGCACCCGAGTTGGCTCGCCCGTGCCGAAACCGCGAACCCGGTACTCGACACCTACGCGGCCGTCGACTGGAAGCCGATCGGCGACAAGATCCTGCGTACCGGCCAGGACCGCAAGTTCGTGCTCGACGGTGACAGCGCCGGTTACGAGAAGACGGACGAGCAGGTCGCCGTCGACGCGGAGAAACACCTCAAGCAGGACAAGGCCGACGCGTCGTTCGTCTACTTCGGACAGACGGATGAAGCGGGCCACGCGCACGGCGCGGACTCGCCGCAGTACGAAGCCTCCCTGCGCACCGACGACGCGCTGATCGGCCGCCTGCTGACCGCCGTCGACGCCCGCGCGAACCGTGACGGCGAGGACTGGCTGATCATGATCTCCGCCGACCACGGCCACACGCCGTCGGGTGGTCACGGCGGCGACAGCCCCGAGGAGCGGATGACGTTCGTGATCGCCGCGGGTGGCGCGGTCCCGGCCGGAACCCCCGCCGTGGCACCGAAGATCGTCGACATCGCGCCGACCGTCTTGCGGCACCTGGGTACCGCGGCCCCGGCGATCTACGACGGCTACCCGCTCGGCGCCGCGCCTTCCGACGTCTTCGACACGGCCTCCTTGAAGCCTCGCCAGGACGAAACCGGTGTCCCGGCGGGAGTGCTCGGTTGGACGCACGACGCGCCGGGCGGCTGGACCGTGCGGAACGCGTCCGGAATGCCCGCGGGCGTCGCGGAATGGCAGGGCTGGGCCTTCACGAACGACGACTTCTGGACCCGCACCGCTCCCGGCCAGCAGCGCGAGGCGAACGCCCGGGCGCGCGGCGTCTTCGCAGTCGCCGACCCGGACGAGTGGGACGACAAGGGCTCACCCGCTTCACGCGGCACCTTCGACTCTTCCCTGGTCTCGCCCGGGCTCGACGTTTCCGGTAGGTCCACTGTGGACGTGTCGTTCGTCTCGCACTACCGGCAGGACGGGACGCAGCGGGGCGCGCTGACGGCGTCGTTCGACGGTGGTCCCGAGCAGAGCGTGCTGGCCTACGGACCGGAGTCGGGTACGGCCAACAAGGGCGGGGACGTGCTTTCGGTGCCGACGTCGGCTTCGGTCAAGGTGCCCGCGGGGGCTCGGTCGGTGAAGCTGACCTGGCGCCTGTACGCGGCGGGCAACAACTGGTACTGGGCCGTGGACGCTCCTCGCTTCACGACCCGGTAA
- a CDS encoding peptide deformylase, whose protein sequence is MTVHPIVIAGEPVLHNPTREITEFDDKLRTLIDDMFETMYAAEGVGLAANQIGLDQRVFVYDCPDDEGTRHKGVVVNPKLETSEIPETMPDPDDDWEGCLSAPGESYPTGRASWAKVTGFDAEGNPIEVEGTGYLARCLQHETDHLDGFIYLDRLVGRHARAAKKMLKANQWGVPGNSWLPEPEPAGD, encoded by the coding sequence ACCGTCCATCCCATCGTGATCGCCGGCGAGCCCGTGCTGCACAACCCGACTCGGGAGATCACCGAGTTCGACGACAAGCTGCGCACGCTCATCGACGACATGTTCGAGACCATGTACGCCGCCGAAGGGGTCGGCCTCGCGGCCAACCAGATCGGCCTCGACCAGCGCGTGTTCGTCTACGACTGCCCCGACGACGAGGGCACCCGCCACAAGGGCGTCGTGGTGAACCCGAAGCTCGAGACCTCGGAGATCCCGGAGACGATGCCGGACCCGGACGACGACTGGGAAGGCTGCCTGTCCGCCCCCGGCGAGTCGTACCCGACCGGCCGCGCTTCGTGGGCGAAGGTCACCGGCTTCGACGCCGAGGGCAACCCGATCGAGGTGGAGGGCACCGGCTACCTCGCGCGCTGCCTCCAGCACGAGACCGATCACCTGGACGGCTTCATCTACCTCGACCGGCTGGTCGGGCGCCACGCCCGGGCGGCGAAGAAGATGCTCAAGGCGAACCAGTGGGGCGTTCCGGGCAACTCGTGGCTGCCCGAACCCGAACCCGCCGGCGACTGA
- the thiD gene encoding bifunctional hydroxymethylpyrimidine kinase/phosphomethylpyrimidine kinase, translated as MNTAPRTALTIAGSDSGGGAGIQADLRTFFANGVHGMVALTAVTVQNSLGVQGFSEIPVDVVTGQIKAVAVDMGVDAAKTGMLATAEIINAVAKTLDEVHIGRNTSTPFVVDPVAASMTGHALLREEALEAIRTELFPRATLITPNLDEVRLLTGVRVTGPATQREAVEALLEFGSEWVLVKGGHLDAAQDCVDLLSDGTSWVELSGPRFDTQNTHGGGDTMASAITSSLAKGADVPTAVAEGKRFIERCVAESYPLGAGVGPVSPFWRLSDA; from the coding sequence ATGAACACGGCACCCAGGACCGCCCTCACCATCGCCGGGTCGGATTCCGGTGGTGGTGCGGGCATCCAGGCCGACCTGCGCACCTTCTTCGCCAACGGTGTGCACGGGATGGTCGCGCTCACCGCGGTCACCGTGCAGAACTCGCTGGGCGTGCAGGGTTTCAGCGAGATCCCGGTCGACGTCGTCACCGGCCAGATCAAGGCCGTCGCCGTCGACATGGGCGTCGACGCCGCCAAGACCGGGATGCTCGCGACCGCCGAGATCATCAACGCCGTCGCCAAAACGCTCGACGAGGTCCACATCGGACGGAACACTTCGACACCGTTCGTCGTGGACCCTGTCGCCGCGTCGATGACCGGGCACGCGCTGCTGCGCGAGGAGGCGCTGGAGGCGATCCGCACCGAGCTCTTCCCGCGCGCGACGCTGATCACCCCGAACCTCGACGAGGTGCGGCTGCTGACCGGCGTGCGCGTGACCGGTCCGGCGACGCAGCGGGAAGCGGTGGAAGCGCTGCTGGAGTTCGGTTCGGAATGGGTGCTGGTGAAGGGCGGCCATCTCGACGCGGCCCAGGACTGCGTGGACCTGTTGTCCGACGGCACGTCTTGGGTCGAGCTGAGCGGGCCGCGGTTCGACACGCAAAACACCCATGGCGGCGGGGACACGATGGCCTCGGCGATCACTTCTTCGCTGGCGAAGGGGGCCGACGTGCCCACCGCGGTCGCCGAGGGGAAACGGTTCATCGAGCGGTGCGTGGCGGAGTCGTATCCGCTGGGGGCGGGTGTGGGTCCGGTTTCACCCTTTTGGCGGCTCAGCGACGCTTGA
- the thiC gene encoding phosphomethylpyrimidine synthase ThiC, translating into MTTLENKSAITPTVTTGPITGSRKVYNQTESGLRVPARRIDLSNGEHFDVYDTSGPYTDDDAQIDVHSGLHRLRAGWADGRAHNTQLGWAKQGVITREMEYVAARERCSAEFVRDEVARGRAVIPANRKHPESEPMIIGKKFLVKINANMGNSAVWSSVEEEVDKMVWATRWGADTIMDLSTGKRIHETREWIVRNSPVPVGTVPIYQALEKVDGEPEKLSWEVYRDTIIEQCEQGVDYVTVHAGVLLRYIPLTARRVTGIVSRGGSIMAAWCLAHHKESFLYTNFAELCEILREYDVTFSLGDGLRPGSIADANDRAQFAELETLGELTHIAREHDVQVMIEGPGHVPMHKIKENVELEEKLTGEAPFYTLGPLTTDIAPAYDHITSAIGAAQIGWYGTAMLCYVTPKEHLGLPNRDDVKTGVITYKIAAHAADLAKGHQYAQEWDDELSKARFEFRWNDQFNLSLDPDTARAYHDETLPAEPAKTAHFCSMCGPKFCSMRITQDVRKYAEEHGLSTVEAIEAGMSEKSNEFAEQGNKVYLPVVNQ; encoded by the coding sequence TTGACGACGCTAGAGAACAAGTCTGCCATCACGCCGACCGTGACCACGGGGCCGATCACCGGTTCCCGCAAGGTCTACAACCAGACGGAATCCGGCCTCCGGGTCCCCGCCCGGCGGATCGACCTTTCCAACGGCGAGCATTTCGACGTTTACGACACTTCCGGCCCGTACACCGACGACGACGCGCAGATCGATGTCCACAGTGGACTGCACCGGCTGCGCGCCGGCTGGGCGGACGGCCGTGCGCACAACACCCAGCTGGGCTGGGCGAAACAGGGCGTCATCACCCGCGAGATGGAGTACGTCGCGGCACGCGAGCGCTGCTCGGCGGAATTCGTGCGGGACGAGGTCGCGCGCGGTCGCGCGGTGATCCCCGCCAACCGCAAGCACCCGGAGTCCGAGCCGATGATCATCGGCAAGAAGTTCCTGGTGAAGATCAACGCCAACATGGGAAACTCGGCCGTCTGGTCCTCTGTGGAGGAAGAGGTCGACAAGATGGTGTGGGCCACCCGCTGGGGCGCCGACACGATCATGGACCTCTCCACCGGCAAGCGGATCCACGAGACCCGCGAGTGGATCGTCCGCAACTCGCCGGTCCCGGTCGGCACCGTGCCGATCTACCAGGCACTGGAAAAGGTCGACGGGGAGCCGGAAAAGCTGTCGTGGGAGGTCTACCGCGACACGATCATCGAGCAGTGCGAACAGGGCGTCGACTACGTCACCGTGCACGCGGGCGTCCTGCTGCGCTACATCCCGCTGACCGCGCGCCGGGTCACCGGCATCGTCTCGCGCGGTGGCTCGATCATGGCGGCGTGGTGCCTCGCGCACCACAAGGAATCGTTCCTGTACACCAACTTCGCCGAGCTCTGCGAGATCCTGCGCGAGTACGACGTCACCTTCTCCCTCGGTGACGGCCTGCGCCCCGGCTCGATCGCGGACGCGAACGACCGCGCGCAGTTCGCCGAACTGGAGACGCTGGGCGAGCTCACGCACATCGCCCGCGAGCACGACGTCCAGGTGATGATCGAGGGCCCCGGTCACGTGCCGATGCACAAGATCAAGGAGAACGTCGAGCTCGAGGAGAAGCTGACCGGCGAGGCGCCGTTCTACACCCTCGGCCCGCTCACGACCGACATCGCGCCGGCGTACGACCACATCACCTCGGCCATCGGCGCGGCGCAGATCGGCTGGTACGGCACGGCGATGCTCTGCTACGTCACGCCGAAGGAGCACCTGGGCCTGCCGAACCGCGACGACGTCAAGACCGGTGTGATCACCTACAAGATCGCCGCGCACGCCGCCGACCTCGCCAAGGGGCACCAGTACGCGCAGGAGTGGGACGACGAGCTTTCCAAGGCCCGCTTCGAATTCCGCTGGAACGACCAGTTCAACCTGTCGCTGGACCCGGACACCGCCCGCGCGTACCACGACGAGACGCTGCCCGCGGAACCGGCGAAGACGGCGCACTTCTGCTCGATGTGCGGGCCGAAGTTCTGCTCGATGCGCATCACCCAGGACGTCCGCAAGTACGCCGAGGAACACGGACTGTCCACTGTGGAAGCCATCGAAGCCGGTATGTCGGAGAAGTCGAACGAGTTCGCCGAGCAGGGCAACAAGGTCTACCTGCCGGTGGTCAATCAGTGA
- the thiD gene encoding bifunctional hydroxymethylpyrimidine kinase/phosphomethylpyrimidine kinase, giving the protein MSENPSPPSALTIAGSDSGGAAGLQADLRTFLTCGVHGLVAVTAVTVQNTLGVHDRTDIPAGIVAGQIEAVAADMGVNAAKTGMLASAEIINAVAAACDKAEIGRDRKVPFVVDPVAASMHGHPLFDEDGLVALRDELLPRATVLTPNLDEVRLLTGMTVTTREQMHQAAVVLHRLGPKYVLVKSGHLVSDPECVDVLFDGSTFVELPGERFATQHTHGAGDTMASALTAGLAKGMSVVEAARYGKWFVSHAVENAYPMGAKVGPVSAFWRLAPEH; this is encoded by the coding sequence ATGAGCGAGAACCCGAGCCCGCCGTCGGCGCTGACCATCGCCGGTTCCGACTCCGGCGGCGCCGCCGGTCTGCAGGCGGACCTGCGCACGTTCCTCACCTGCGGCGTGCACGGCCTGGTCGCGGTGACCGCCGTGACCGTCCAGAACACCCTCGGCGTGCACGACCGGACCGACATCCCGGCGGGGATCGTCGCCGGGCAGATCGAGGCCGTCGCGGCCGACATGGGCGTCAACGCGGCCAAGACCGGGATGCTGGCGTCGGCCGAGATCATCAACGCCGTCGCCGCCGCCTGCGACAAGGCCGAAATCGGCCGCGACCGGAAGGTGCCGTTCGTGGTCGACCCGGTCGCGGCGTCGATGCACGGGCATCCGCTGTTCGACGAGGACGGCCTGGTGGCGCTGCGCGACGAGCTCCTGCCGCGCGCGACGGTCCTCACGCCGAACCTCGACGAGGTCCGGCTGCTGACCGGGATGACCGTGACCACCCGCGAACAGATGCACCAGGCCGCCGTCGTCCTGCACCGGCTCGGCCCGAAGTACGTGCTCGTGAAGAGCGGCCACCTCGTGTCCGACCCGGAATGCGTCGACGTGCTCTTCGACGGTTCCACGTTCGTCGAACTGCCGGGCGAGCGGTTCGCGACGCAGCACACGCACGGCGCCGGGGACACCATGGCGTCGGCGCTGACGGCGGGGCTCGCGAAGGGCATGTCCGTCGTGGAGGCCGCCCGCTACGGCAAGTGGTTCGTCTCACACGCGGTCGAAAACGCCTACCCCATGGGCGCGAAGGTCGGTCCGGTTTCGGCGTTTTGGCGGCTTGCGCCGGAGCACTGA
- a CDS encoding phosphatidylinositol-specific phospholipase C domain-containing protein: MKLVPTVSLIGVIVAASLSGAVANADAAKVSHVTTVGVHNTYETGAYDYLARSLDAGTSLIELDVWPNIITREWKVSHSNPLGNNNNCVAASSPSQLYTGGKNKNLEHCLDDIRVWLGAHPDSKPLTLKLEMKTGFADNRGLGPDELDASIRGHLGSAVFRPADLLGGYATLDDAAKADNWPSLDALRGKVIIEVIPGTVEEGNPTDTLKTDVEYARHLRSLKDAGRVGEAQIFPAVHGAAPGDPRTKYADAGLRPWFVVFDGDANAFLTRTAPGWYDDNHYYVVMTDAHNVAPAIDSRNPTVAQASERAALLAKNHASVLTSDWTGLTTVLPTVLPRG; the protein is encoded by the coding sequence ATGAAACTCGTCCCCACCGTGTCCCTGATCGGCGTGATCGTGGCGGCTTCGCTGTCCGGAGCGGTCGCGAACGCGGACGCCGCCAAGGTCTCCCACGTGACCACCGTCGGCGTCCACAACACCTACGAAACCGGCGCCTACGACTACCTCGCGAGGTCGCTGGACGCGGGTACCTCGCTGATCGAACTCGACGTCTGGCCGAACATCATCACCCGCGAATGGAAGGTCAGTCACTCGAACCCGTTGGGGAACAACAACAACTGCGTCGCGGCGAGTTCGCCGTCGCAGCTGTACACCGGCGGGAAGAACAAGAACCTCGAACACTGCCTCGACGACATCCGCGTCTGGCTGGGCGCGCATCCGGACAGCAAACCGCTCACGCTCAAACTGGAGATGAAGACCGGGTTCGCGGACAACCGCGGCCTCGGCCCGGACGAACTCGACGCCTCCATCCGGGGGCATCTCGGCAGTGCGGTCTTCCGCCCGGCGGATCTGCTCGGCGGGTACGCGACGCTCGACGACGCGGCCAAAGCGGACAACTGGCCGTCGCTGGACGCGTTGCGGGGCAAGGTGATCATCGAGGTCATCCCCGGCACGGTCGAGGAGGGAAATCCGACGGACACGCTCAAGACCGATGTCGAATACGCGCGCCATCTGCGGTCTCTGAAGGACGCGGGCCGGGTCGGCGAGGCGCAGATCTTCCCGGCGGTGCACGGCGCGGCGCCGGGTGATCCGCGGACGAAGTACGCCGACGCCGGGCTGCGGCCGTGGTTCGTGGTGTTCGACGGCGACGCGAACGCGTTCCTGACGCGGACCGCGCCGGGTTGGTACGACGACAACCACTACTACGTGGTGATGACCGACGCGCACAACGTCGCGCCGGCCATCGACTCCCGTAACCCCACCGTGGCGCAGGCGAGCGAACGGGCGGCCCTGCTGGCGAAGAACCACGCGTCGGTGCTCACCTCGGACTGGACGGGGCTGACCACCGTCCTGCCGACGGTGCTGCCGCGCGGCTAG
- a CDS encoding NADP-dependent oxidoreductase, translating to MRVVTQQRLGGPEVLEVTETGRPVPGPTEVLVRVRAAGINPVDWKTRAYGVFMGEPPFVLGWDVSGVVEELGVGTTHFAVGDEVLGFPWFPRQAGGYGEYVTAPARQFVRKPANLSHEDAAGLPLAGLTAWQGLVDIAGVQPGQRVLIDAAAGGVGHLAVQVAKARGAYVLGTASAGKHGFLRELGVDEPIDYHDETATASDVDVVFGLVGEQSDLRWLDAVKPGGLLIAVPGGVSEAVAAKAEKLGVRTSGMLAEPDQLGLLALTELIEKGELRVHVEQTFPLEDVAKAHEVGEGGRVTGKLVLTV from the coding sequence ATGCGCGTCGTGACCCAGCAGCGGCTTGGTGGCCCGGAGGTACTGGAGGTGACCGAGACCGGCCGTCCGGTGCCCGGCCCGACCGAGGTCCTCGTGCGGGTGCGGGCCGCGGGCATCAACCCGGTCGACTGGAAGACCCGGGCCTACGGCGTCTTCATGGGCGAGCCGCCGTTCGTCCTCGGCTGGGACGTGTCCGGGGTGGTGGAGGAGCTCGGCGTCGGCACGACGCACTTCGCCGTCGGTGACGAGGTCCTCGGTTTCCCGTGGTTTCCCCGGCAGGCCGGTGGCTACGGCGAATACGTGACCGCGCCCGCCCGCCAGTTCGTGCGCAAACCCGCGAACCTCTCCCACGAGGACGCCGCCGGGCTGCCGCTCGCCGGCCTCACCGCGTGGCAGGGCCTCGTGGACATCGCCGGCGTCCAGCCGGGACAGCGCGTGCTGATCGACGCCGCGGCGGGCGGGGTCGGGCACCTCGCCGTCCAGGTGGCGAAGGCGCGTGGCGCGTACGTCCTGGGCACGGCGAGCGCCGGGAAGCACGGCTTCCTCCGCGAACTCGGCGTCGACGAGCCGATCGACTACCACGACGAGACCGCGACGGCGTCCGATGTCGACGTCGTGTTCGGGCTGGTCGGCGAGCAGAGCGACCTGCGCTGGCTGGACGCGGTGAAGCCGGGTGGCCTGCTCATCGCGGTTCCGGGCGGCGTGAGCGAGGCCGTCGCCGCGAAGGCCGAGAAGCTGGGCGTGCGGACGTCGGGGATGCTCGCCGAACCCGATCAGCTCGGCCTGCTGGCGCTGACCGAACTGATCGAGAAGGGCGAACTGCGCGTCCACGTCGAGCAGACCTTCCCGCTGGAGGACGTCGCCAAGGCTCACGAAGTCGGCGAAGGCGGCCGTGTCACCGGAAAGCTCGTCCTGACGGTGTAG